In Humulus lupulus chromosome 6, drHumLupu1.1, whole genome shotgun sequence, a single genomic region encodes these proteins:
- the LOC133782392 gene encoding glycine-rich protein 5, whose protein sequence is MMSCRVLLLVFVGAFICTSTSNARKLGTEKGSFQDEKNFHHGGLGGGGGLGGGGGGGLGGGGGAGAGGGFGGGAGAGAGGGLGGGSGLGGGGGGGFGGGGGGGLGGGTGGGFGGGAGFGGGAGAGGGLGGGAGGGGGGGFGGGGGLGGGAGAGAGGGFGGGAGAGGGLGGGLP, encoded by the coding sequence ATGATGTCTTGCAGGGTTCTTCTtcttgtgtttgttggtgctttTATTTGCACTAGTACATCTAATGCCAGGAAGCTTGGTACTGAAAAGGGTTCATTCCAGGACGAGAAAAACTTTCATCACGGTGGCCTAGGAGGTGGAGGTGGGTTaggtggtggcggtggcggtgggTTGGGAGGAGGTGGTGGTGCAGGAGCTGGGGGTGGTTTCGGTGGTGGTGCGGGAGCAGGAGCTGGTGGTGGTCTAGGTGGTGGTAGTGGGCTAGGTGGTGGTGGGGGAGGAGGGTTtggtggtggaggcggtggtggATTGGGTGGTGGAACCGGAGGAGGCTTTGGAGGTGGAGCTGGGTTTGGAGGAGGAGCTGGTGCAGGCGGAGGTCTTGGTGGGGGAGctggaggtggtggtggtggaggttTCGGTGGTGGCGGTGGACTTGGGGGTGGTGCTGGTGCTGGTGCTGGTGGAGGGTTTGGCGGAGGTGCTGGAGCTGGGGGTGGCCTTGGAGGAGGACTCCCTTGA